In one Mycobacterium sp. NBC_00419 genomic region, the following are encoded:
- a CDS encoding RDD family protein, protein MVSPALPLTAAAAVLACAEVVYFVVPVAVVAVWLWMQIWQGFTGLTFGKAMLGLRLIRGSDHRPPGFTACMLRSGIFAATAGMAALPVVTGSTPHHGWHDSVSRLRVIDVTLGANPLGAPQQTTLRVTTHRGLNKVASPVPLAAQGRR, encoded by the coding sequence ATGGTGAGTCCTGCCCTGCCACTGACCGCCGCTGCAGCGGTACTCGCCTGCGCGGAGGTGGTCTATTTCGTGGTGCCGGTAGCAGTGGTGGCGGTCTGGCTGTGGATGCAGATCTGGCAAGGCTTCACCGGGCTGACTTTCGGTAAGGCGATGCTGGGCCTTCGGCTGATACGCGGCAGCGATCATCGGCCTCCCGGATTCACCGCGTGCATGCTGCGCAGCGGGATCTTCGCGGCCACTGCAGGGATGGCCGCACTACCGGTCGTGACAGGTTCGACGCCGCACCACGGTTGGCATGATTCAGTGAGCAGGTTGCGCGTCATCGACGTGACGCTGGGCGCCAACCCGCTGGGCGCACCGCAACAAACGACTCTGCGGGTGACCACACACCGAGGCCTGAACAAAGTCGCCTCCCCCGTTCCGTTGGCTGCCCAGGGAAGGCGCTAG